A single region of the Gossypium arboreum isolate Shixiya-1 chromosome 12, ASM2569848v2, whole genome shotgun sequence genome encodes:
- the LOC108478001 gene encoding probable leucine-rich repeat receptor-like serine/threonine-protein kinase At3g14840: MNYLVGQDLDGVLPPSLSKPLYINTVILHRIYLKGIIPHEWAALKLETLSLENNQFSGTIPPEFGRLVNLEYLTLNANYLTGKFPSSLANLRISSNNFTGKIPNIFRSWKQLEKLEIQVSGFEGPIPSSLALLHNLVELRISDLPGEGSKFPNLKNMKNMYRLMFRSCNVSGTIPDYIWEFPQMQILAKPDLSYKFVRKSVVVGYRLCILISFHVSLLLKNLHNIFPEAYLVKIILQFTENIPILLAATNCQELEVHHAHKLVLYSLHVYRLLKRFWFGPSKMHLRLTNPCGADGYPKRTILAYGHNAGMAWTRKVVIPCRLAEILASTNWKVPDKNSLAGHIPEWMSIRDSHYQIDLSYNNFSESHQSLSCRENLNLFQSFSGGKNLGPDNCLKNLPCSKDWCSVNINCGGGATTINGVDYEADEDLGGRAKYVPLKETWETSSTGLFWDTTPTSVDFIARNVSVFRTNNSKLYTRARLSPLSLTYYFRCLANENYTVTLHFAEIVIRDNRSYQSLRRRIFDVYVQEKLELKDFNIKNEEKGVDKAVIRKFKTVVRNKTLTIRFHWAGKGTAAIPRRGTYGPLISAMSVDSDHKPRVLNAWEKNLKFLVGAVVSVLCLILVILGILWWNGYFRPKPSREQVLRGLDLQTGFFTFIQMRAATNNFDAANKIGEGGFGAGYKDYNTRILLDCMDVALRELSCHWSSRKPADIGWPTRQKICLDIAKGLAFLHEESSLTIAHRDIKTTNVLLDSNLNAKISDFGLAKFDEGENTHISTRIAGTT; this comes from the exons ATGAA CTATCTTGTAGGGCAGGATCTTGATGGTGTTCTTCCACCCTCACTTTCGAAGCCATTATATATTAATACAGT AATACTCCATAGGATCTATCTTAAGGGTATAATACCACATGAATGGGCTGCTTTGAAGTTGGAGACATT GAGCCTCGAAAACAACCAGTTTTCTGGAACTATTCCTCCTGAGTTTGGGAGATTGGTTAACCTGGAATATCT TACTCTTAATGCTAACTATCTCACTGGAAAGTTCCCCTCGTCCCTTGCTAATCT AAGGATTAGCAGTAACAATTTCACTGGAAAGATACCCAACATTTTTCGAAGTTGGAAGCAACTTGAGAAATT AGAGATTCAAGTTAGTGGTTTTGAAGGGCCAATTCCTTCAAGCTTGGCACTCTTGCATAACTTAGTGGAACT AAGGATCAGTGACTTACCTGGAGAGGGTTCAAAGTTTCCGAacttaaaaaatatgaaaaacatgtACAGATT GATGTTCCGTAGCTGCAACGTATCTGGAACAATACCTGATTACATATGGGAATTTCCACAAATGCAAATTTT GGCTAAACCTGATCTTAGCTACAAGTTTGTGCGGAAAAGTGTTGTAGTTGGCTATCGTTTATGCATTTTGATAAGTTTTCATGTCTCATTGCTTTTGAAGAATTTACACAATATTTTCCCAgaagcttatttggtgaaaatAATCCTACAATTTACTGAAAATATTCCCATTTTGCTTGCTGCAACCAATTGCCAAGAacttgaggtg CATCATGCTCATAAGCTGGTATTGTACTCTTTGCATGTCTACCGGCTTCTCAA GAGGTTTTGGTTTGGACCTAGCAAGATGCACCTTAGGTTGACAAATCCTTGTGGAGCCGATGGGTATCCAAAGAGGACAATACTGGCCTATGGGCACAATGCCGGTATGGCATGGACTAGGAAAGTGGTAATACCTTGCCGGTTGGCAG AGATCTTAGCTTCAACAAATTGGAAG GTACCTGACAAAAACTCTCTTGCTGGCCACATTCCAGAATGGATGAGTATTAGAGATAGCCACTA CCAGATAGATCTTTCTTATAACAATTTTTCTGAAAGCCATCAGTCGCTTTCTTGTCGGGAAAATCT AAATTTGTTCCAAAGCTTTTCAGGAGGCAAAAACTT AGGACCAGATAACTGCCTGAAGAACTTGCCTTGTTCGAAAG ATTGGTGTTCAGTAAATATAAATTGTGGTGGAGGAGCAACAACTATTAATGGAGTCGACTATGAGGCAGATGAAGACTTAGGAGGTCGAGCAAAATATGTTCCACTCAAAGAGACTTGGGAAACTAGTAGCACTGGGCTTTTCTGGGATACCACTCCTACTTCAGTGGACTTTATAGCTCGAAATGTTTCTGTTTTCAGAACAAACAACTCCAAATTATATACAAGAGCACGCCTTTCTCCTCTTTCTCTCACGTATTACTTCCGTTGCTTAGCAAATGAAAATTATACGGTTACACTTCACTTTGCAGAGATAGTTATCAGAGACAATAGATCCTATCAAAGTCTTAGAAGGAGGATATTTGATGTTTATGTCCAG GAGAAACTTGAGTTAAAAGATTTCAATATTAAAAATGAGGAAAAGGGGGTTGATAAAGCAGTCATAAGGAAATTTAAAACTGTTGTGAGGAACAAAACTTTGACAATACGCTTTCACTGGGCTGGGAAGGGGACTGCTGCAATCCCAAGAAGAGGAACATATGGTCCCTTGATATCAGCAATGTCAGTAGACTCTG ATCACAAGCCTCGAGTTCTCAATGCATGGGAAAAGAATTTGAAGTTTTTAGTGGGAGCTGTTGTTTCTGTTCTGTGCCTGATTTTAGTAATCTTGGGTATTCTATGGTGGAATGGCTATTTTCGACCCAAGCCATCAAGGGAACAAG TCTTGAGGGGGTTAGATCTGCAGACTGGCTTTTTTACCTTTATACAAATGAGAGCTGCTACGAACAACTTTGACGCTGCAAATAAAATTGGAGAAGGTGGTTTTGGAGCAGGCTACAAG GATTACAACACCCGAATTTTGTTAGATTGTATGGATGTTGCGTTGAGGGAACTCAGCTGTCATTG GTCCTCAAGAAAGCCAGCTGATATTGGCTGGCCTACTAGGCAGAAAATTTGTCTTGACATAGCAAAAGGTCTAGCTTTCCTGCACGAAGAATCGAGTTTAACAATTGCACATCGAGACATCAAAACTACCAATGTGCTACTTGATAGCAATCTCAATGCTAAGATCTCCGACTTCGGTTTGGCCAAGTTTGATGAAGGGGAAAACACCCATATTAGCACCAGAATTGCTGGAACTACGTGA
- the LOC108478000 gene encoding uncharacterized protein LOC108478000 — MKIYYWNVRRLGSPQAVRRLQHMLKFHHPQIFFFMETKLNANRIEGVRRRYGFFNNVDVPAEGGDFNDILFGHEKQGDLPREEVRMEAFRRTLDDCQLVDIGFSGPWFTWERGLITDQNIKKRIDRRVATDGWLQLFPTYSLRHLPYSFSDHCHLLIETNEGELNRRHARFRRLNRRLKELNCEDRSEGSLAELVEVKLHLNMEMDKEVRYWEQRARVNWLKIGDKNTVFFHRYGSQRRRINRIRGLQRIDGSLATGGRTLKIFMNQRLLVPYTEEEIVEALKEIQPTKASGPDGFPAMFYQKYWNIIGKDTSEFCLNILNHGYSLEDINRTQIFVSVIYKIIAKTVANRLQEVLDHCIDAAQSAFVPGKLITDNVLLTYEVLHSFKNKKSRRKGFVALKLDMSKAYDRVEWPFIKGLSALMRLSSQERKICGAKVCRSSPTITHLIFADDCILFDEVLNRGINALKEILQEYEGLNVHCSTNMEKYLGLSNRVGRKKKRAFQNLKDRLKQKNNSWSITVISQEGREVFIKAVLQAIPTYKMACFLLSKSLCSDLENIMSSFWRQKGHGRKSMHWCDWKALSALKKESGMGFRNLFLFNIALLAKQG; from the exons atgaaaatttattactGGAATGTTCGTAGATTGGGGAGTCCGCAAGCAGTTAGAAGACTTCAGCATATGCTGAAATTTCATCATCCCCAAATTTTCTTCTTTAtggagactaaattgaatgccaATAGGATTGAGGGTGTTAGGAGACGATATGGATTTTTTAATAATGTTGATGTCCCTGCCGAAG GTGGTGATTTTAATGATATCCTTTTTGGTCACGAAAAACAAGGGGATTTACCTAGGGAAGAAGTTCGGATGGAAGCTTTCCGTAGAACGTTAGATGATTGCCAATTggtggatattggtttctcaggTCCCTGGTTTACGTGGGAAAGGGGTCTAATAACGGATCAGAATATTAAGAAAAGAATTGATAGAAGAGTTGCTACTGACGGTTGGCTCCAACTTTTCCCAACGTATTCTTTAAGGCATCTTCCTTACTCTTTCTCAGATCATTGTCATTTGCTCATTGAGACGAATGAGGGAGAGTTGAACAGAAGACATGCTAGATTCCG AAGACTGAATAGAAGACTAAAGGAATTGAATTGTGAAGATAGATCGGAAGGGAGTTTGGCGGAACTTGTGGAGGTGAAATTACATTTGAATATGGAGATGGACAAGGAGGTAAGGTATTGGGAGCAACGGGCAAGAGTTAACTGGCTGAAGATAGGCGATAAAAATACCGTCTTTTTCCACAGATATGGTTCCCAGAGACGACGCATCAATCGAATTCGTGGTTTACAAAGAATTGATGGGTCTCTTGCTACGGGGGGAAGGACATTGAAAATATT TATGAATCAGAGGTTGCTGGTTCCTTACACAGAAGAAGAAATTGTGGAGGCACTGAAAGAAATACAGCCTACAAAAGCGTCTGGGCCTGATGGTTTTCCAGCAATGTTTTACCAAAAGTATTGGAATATTATTGGTAAAGACACTAGTGAATTCTGCTTGAATATCTTGAATCACGGTTATTCACTGGAAGATATTAACAGGACACAAATA TTTGTGTCGGTGATATATAAGATTATTGCTAAGACTGTGGCAAATCGACTACAAGAGGTGCTGGATCATTGTATTGATGCAGCTCAGAGCGCGTTTGTCCCTGGGAAGCTCATTACGGACAATGTGCTACTGACATATGAGGTACTTCATTCTTTCAAGAACAAAAAATCTAGAAGAAAAGGGTTTGTAGCTTTGAAACTTGACATGAGTAAGGCCTATGATAGAGTGGAATGGCCTTTTATCAAAG GGTTGTCGGCGTTAATGAGATTGTCAAGCCAGGAAAGGAAGATTTGTGGGGCTAAGGTGTGTAGATCTTCTCCAACAATCACACACCTTATATTTGCAGATGATTGCATTCTATTCGATGAGGTGTTGAATAGGGGGATAAATGCTCTTAAAGAAATTCTTCAGGAATATGAG GGCCTGAATGTGCATTGTTCGACAAATATGGAGAAATATTTAGGACTTTCAAATAGGGTGGGAAGAAAAAAGAAGAGGGCTTTTCAAAACTTGAAAGATAGGTTGAAACAGAAGAATAATAGCTGGAGCATAACGGTTATTTCTCAAGAAGGTAGAGAGGTTTTTATAAAAGCTGTTTTGCAGGCAATTCCCACCTATAAGATGGCATGTTTTCTTTTGTCAAAATCCTTATGTTCGGATCTGGAAAACATAATGAGTTCCTTTTGGCGGCAAAAAGGTCATGGGAGGAAAAGTATGCATTGGTGCGATTGGAAGGCTTTAAGTGCGCTCAAGAAGGAGAGTGGTATGGGTTTTCgtaatctttttctttttaatattgcGTTATTGGCCAAACAGGGTTGA
- the LOC108479615 gene encoding probable LRR receptor-like serine/threonine-protein kinase At1g07650 isoform X2 translates to MGCSEVGDTECCYEPLIGANSKLFRKHNLSKISYYIFRSLENNLFSGTIPPEFGKLVNLENLTLSANYLIGKFPSFLATLSNIKELRISSNNFSGKMPDIFQSWKQLEKLEIQARGFEGPIPSSLALLHNLVELRISDLPGEGSKFPNLKNMKNMYRLILRSCNISGPIPDYIWELSGMQILDLSFNNLEGNISDTESLTKTQYMYLTHNSLSGHIPNWLSIRDSRYQIDLSYNNFTESSDSPSCRENLGLDNCLKNFPCSKDWYSVNINCAGGATAINGIDYEGDEDLGGPAKYFPLRETWETSSTGLFWDTDVTSRDFIAQNVSILRIKNSELYTRARLSPLSLTYYFRCLANGNYTVTLHFAEIVIRDNRSYQSLGRRIFDVYVQEKLELKDFSIQNEAKGVDKAVLRKIKTVVSNKTLTIRFHWAGKGTTATPRRGTYGPLISAISVDSDHKPRVLNSWEKNLKFVVAAVVSVLCLILVILGILWRKGYFRPKPSKEQVLRGLDLQTGFFTFRQMQAATNNFDAANKIGEGGFGAVYMGELLDGTIIAIKKLSSKSKQGDREFLNELGMISGLQHPNVVRLYGCCVEGIQLLLVYEYMENNSLARALFGPKESQLKLDWPTRQKICLGIAKGLAFLHEESSLKVVHRDIKTTNVLLDGDLSAKISDFGLAKFDEEENTHISTRIAGTIGYMAPEYALWGYLTFKADVYSFGIVALEIVTGKNNTKYRPEEDYVCLQDWALVLQQKGNLMELVDPRLGTEFNEEEAIRMTKVALLCTNSSPALRPTMSEVVNMLEGRTLVPELILDPSIFADESRFGAVKDQFNRMQSQSSKTTTITQSSDSTSTALLGSSSTLVEHQ, encoded by the exons ATGGGCTGCTCTGAAGTTGGAGACACT GAATGTTGCTATGAACCGCTTATCGGGGCCAATTCCAAGCTATTTAGGAAACATAACCTCTCTAAAATATCT TATTATATTTTCAGGAGCCTGGAGAACAACCTGTTTTCTGGAACTATTCCTCCCGAGTTTGGGAAATTGGTCAACCTGGAAAACCT TACTCTTAGTGCTAATTATCTCATCGGGAAGTTTCCCTCATTCCTGGCTACTCTGTCTAATATAAAAGAACT TAGGATTAGCAGTAACAATTTCTCTGGTAAGATGCCcgacatttttcaaagttggaagcAACTTGAGAAATT AGAGATTCAAGCTCGTGGTTTTGAAGGGCCAATTCCTTCAAGCTTAGCACTCTTGCATAACTTAGTGGAACT AAGGATCAGTGACTTACCTGGAGAGGGTTCAAAGTTTCCGAacttaaaaaatatgaaaaacatgtATAGATT GATATTACGTAGCTGCAACATATCTGGACCAATCCCTGATTACATATGGGAACTTTCGGGAAtgcaaatttt AGATCTCAGCTTCAACAACTTGGAAGGTAACATTTCAGATACTGAAAGCCTTACAAAAACGCAATACAT GTATCTGACACACAACTCGCTTAGTGGGCACATTCCAAATTGGTTGAGTATTAGAGACAGCCGCTA CCAGATAGATCTTTCTTATAATAATTTTACTGAAAGCTCTGACTCGCCTTCTTGTCGGGAAAATCT AGGACTAGATAACTGCCTGAAGAACTTTCCTTGCTCAAAAG ATTGGTATTCAGTAAATATAAACTGTGCTGGAGGAGCAACAGCTATTAATGGCATCGACTATGAGGGTGATGAAGACTTAGGAGGTCCAGCAAAATATTTTCCTCTCAGAGAGACTTGGGAAACTAGTAGCACGGGGCTTTTCTGGGATACCGATGTTACTTCAAGGGACTTTATAGCACAAAACGTTTCCATTCTCAGAATAAAGAACTCCGAGTTATACACAAGAGCACGCCTCTCTCCTCTTTCTCTGACATATTACTTCCGTTGCTTAGCAAATGGAAATTATACGGTTACACTTCATTTTGCGGAGATAGTTATCAGAGACAATAGATCCTATCAAAGTCTTGGAAGGAGGATATTTGATGTTTATGTCCAG GAGAAACTAGAATTGAAAGATTTCAGTATTCAAAATGAGGCAAAGGGTGTCGATAAAGCggttttaaggaaaattaaaaCTGTTGTCAGCAACAAAACTTTGACAATACGCTTTCACTGGGCTGGGAAGGGAACAACTGCAACCCCAAGAAGAGGAACATATGGTCCCTTGATATCAGCTATTTCAGTAGACTCTG ATCACAAGCCTCGAGTTCTCAATTCATGGGAAAAGAATTTGAAGTTTGTAGTGGCAGCTGTTGTTTCTGTTCTGTGCCTGATTTTGGTAATCTTAGGCATTCTATGGCGGAAAGGCTATTTTCGACCCAAGCCATCAAAGGAACAAG TCTTGAGGGGGTTAGATCTGCAGACTGGCTTTTTTACCTTCAGACAAATGCAAGCTGCTACAAACAACTTTGACGCTGCAAATAAAATTGGAGAAGGTGGTTTTGGGGCCGTCTACATG GGCGAATTGCTTGATGGCACCATAATTGCGATTAAAAAACTTTCTTCTAAATCAAAACAAGGAGATCGAGAATTTTTGAATGAACTAGGCATGATTTCAGGATTACAACACCCGAATGTTGTTAGGTTGTATGGATGTTGTGTTGAGGGAATTCAGCTGTTGTTGGTATATGAATACATGGAAAATAATAGCCTTGCACGTGCTTTATTCG GTCCTAAAGAAAGCCAGCTGAAATTAGACTGGCCTACTAGGCAGAAAATTTGTCTTGGCATAGCAAAAGGCCTAGCTTTCCTGCATGAGGAATCGAGTTTAAAAGTTGTACATCGAGACATCAAAACCACCAATGTGCTACTTGATGGCGATCTCAGTGCTAAAATCTCTGACTTCGGTTTGGCCAAGTTTGATGAGGAGGAAAACACCCATATTAGCACCCGAATTGCTGGAACTAT AGGATACATGGCCCCTGAATATGCATTATGGGGCTATCTCACCTTCAAGGCAGACGTTTATAGTTTTGGGATTGTTGCATTAGAGATCGTTACTGGGAAGAACAATACAAAATACCGACCTGAAGAGGATTATGTATGCCTTCAAGATTGG GCTCTTGTTTTACAACAAAAGGGAAACTTAATGGAGCTGGTGGATCCAAGGTTGGGGACGGAGTTCAATGAAGAAGAGGCAATTAGGATGACAAAAGTAGCCTTACTCTGCACTAATTCATCCCCAGCACTTAGACCAACCATGTCTGAAGTTGTAAACATGCTTGAAGGTCGAACCCTGGTTCCTGAATTAATCTTGGACCCAAGTATATTTGCTGATGAGTCGAGATTCGGAGCAGTAAAAGACCAATTTAATCGAATGCAATCTCAGAGTAGTAAAACCACCACGATTACTCAGTCATCGGATTCAACTTCAACAGCATTGCTTGGCTCTTCCTCAACACTTGTTGAACATCAATGA
- the LOC108479615 gene encoding probable LRR receptor-like serine/threonine-protein kinase At1g07650 isoform X1 → MGRLATHPSTMNILFGLMILTVLMLICMEPNQVEAQVEPPYPPDYEVRALHEIATELGKKDWNYNENPCNNKSSWFTPPPPNVPEAINNSTVTCNCSFPNAECHIDGIYLLGQDLDGVLPRSLVKLSHIKVLVLYLNYLNGTIPREWAALKLETLNVAMNRLSGPIPSYLGNITSLKYLSLENNLFSGTIPPEFGKLVNLENLTLSANYLIGKFPSFLATLSNIKELRISSNNFSGKMPDIFQSWKQLEKLEIQARGFEGPIPSSLALLHNLVELRISDLPGEGSKFPNLKNMKNMYRLILRSCNISGPIPDYIWELSGMQILDLSFNNLEGNISDTESLTKTQYMYLTHNSLSGHIPNWLSIRDSRYQIDLSYNNFTESSDSPSCRENLGLDNCLKNFPCSKDWYSVNINCAGGATAINGIDYEGDEDLGGPAKYFPLRETWETSSTGLFWDTDVTSRDFIAQNVSILRIKNSELYTRARLSPLSLTYYFRCLANGNYTVTLHFAEIVIRDNRSYQSLGRRIFDVYVQEKLELKDFSIQNEAKGVDKAVLRKIKTVVSNKTLTIRFHWAGKGTTATPRRGTYGPLISAISVDSDHKPRVLNSWEKNLKFVVAAVVSVLCLILVILGILWRKGYFRPKPSKEQVLRGLDLQTGFFTFRQMQAATNNFDAANKIGEGGFGAVYMGELLDGTIIAIKKLSSKSKQGDREFLNELGMISGLQHPNVVRLYGCCVEGIQLLLVYEYMENNSLARALFGPKESQLKLDWPTRQKICLGIAKGLAFLHEESSLKVVHRDIKTTNVLLDGDLSAKISDFGLAKFDEEENTHISTRIAGTIGYMAPEYALWGYLTFKADVYSFGIVALEIVTGKNNTKYRPEEDYVCLQDWALVLQQKGNLMELVDPRLGTEFNEEEAIRMTKVALLCTNSSPALRPTMSEVVNMLEGRTLVPELILDPSIFADESRFGAVKDQFNRMQSQSSKTTTITQSSDSTSTALLGSSSTLVEHQ, encoded by the exons ATGGGCAGACTTGCTACACATCCTTCAACCATGAATATACTCTTTGGGCTCATGATTCTTACAGTCTTGATGCTCATTTGCATGGAACCAAACCAAGTTGAAGCCCAAGTGGAGCCGCCCTATCCTCCAGATTATGAAG TAAGAGCTCTTCATGAGATAGCAACAGAACTTGGGAAGAAGGATTGGAATTACAATGAAAACCCTTGCAACAATAAGTCAAGTTGGTTTACTCCGCCGCCGCCAAATGTGCCAGAGGCCATTAACAACAGTACTGTCACCTGCAATTGCTCCTTCCCCAATGCTGAATGTCATATTGATGGCAT CTATCTTTTGGGGCAGGATCTTGATGGTGTTCTACCACGCTCACTTGTCAAGCTATCACATATTAAAGTATT GGTACTATATCTGAACTATCTTAATGGCACAATACCACGTGAATGGGCTGCTCTGAAGTTGGAGACACT GAATGTTGCTATGAACCGCTTATCGGGGCCAATTCCAAGCTATTTAGGAAACATAACCTCTCTAAAATATCT GAGCCTGGAGAACAACCTGTTTTCTGGAACTATTCCTCCCGAGTTTGGGAAATTGGTCAACCTGGAAAACCT TACTCTTAGTGCTAATTATCTCATCGGGAAGTTTCCCTCATTCCTGGCTACTCTGTCTAATATAAAAGAACT TAGGATTAGCAGTAACAATTTCTCTGGTAAGATGCCcgacatttttcaaagttggaagcAACTTGAGAAATT AGAGATTCAAGCTCGTGGTTTTGAAGGGCCAATTCCTTCAAGCTTAGCACTCTTGCATAACTTAGTGGAACT AAGGATCAGTGACTTACCTGGAGAGGGTTCAAAGTTTCCGAacttaaaaaatatgaaaaacatgtATAGATT GATATTACGTAGCTGCAACATATCTGGACCAATCCCTGATTACATATGGGAACTTTCGGGAAtgcaaatttt AGATCTCAGCTTCAACAACTTGGAAGGTAACATTTCAGATACTGAAAGCCTTACAAAAACGCAATACAT GTATCTGACACACAACTCGCTTAGTGGGCACATTCCAAATTGGTTGAGTATTAGAGACAGCCGCTA CCAGATAGATCTTTCTTATAATAATTTTACTGAAAGCTCTGACTCGCCTTCTTGTCGGGAAAATCT AGGACTAGATAACTGCCTGAAGAACTTTCCTTGCTCAAAAG ATTGGTATTCAGTAAATATAAACTGTGCTGGAGGAGCAACAGCTATTAATGGCATCGACTATGAGGGTGATGAAGACTTAGGAGGTCCAGCAAAATATTTTCCTCTCAGAGAGACTTGGGAAACTAGTAGCACGGGGCTTTTCTGGGATACCGATGTTACTTCAAGGGACTTTATAGCACAAAACGTTTCCATTCTCAGAATAAAGAACTCCGAGTTATACACAAGAGCACGCCTCTCTCCTCTTTCTCTGACATATTACTTCCGTTGCTTAGCAAATGGAAATTATACGGTTACACTTCATTTTGCGGAGATAGTTATCAGAGACAATAGATCCTATCAAAGTCTTGGAAGGAGGATATTTGATGTTTATGTCCAG GAGAAACTAGAATTGAAAGATTTCAGTATTCAAAATGAGGCAAAGGGTGTCGATAAAGCggttttaaggaaaattaaaaCTGTTGTCAGCAACAAAACTTTGACAATACGCTTTCACTGGGCTGGGAAGGGAACAACTGCAACCCCAAGAAGAGGAACATATGGTCCCTTGATATCAGCTATTTCAGTAGACTCTG ATCACAAGCCTCGAGTTCTCAATTCATGGGAAAAGAATTTGAAGTTTGTAGTGGCAGCTGTTGTTTCTGTTCTGTGCCTGATTTTGGTAATCTTAGGCATTCTATGGCGGAAAGGCTATTTTCGACCCAAGCCATCAAAGGAACAAG TCTTGAGGGGGTTAGATCTGCAGACTGGCTTTTTTACCTTCAGACAAATGCAAGCTGCTACAAACAACTTTGACGCTGCAAATAAAATTGGAGAAGGTGGTTTTGGGGCCGTCTACATG GGCGAATTGCTTGATGGCACCATAATTGCGATTAAAAAACTTTCTTCTAAATCAAAACAAGGAGATCGAGAATTTTTGAATGAACTAGGCATGATTTCAGGATTACAACACCCGAATGTTGTTAGGTTGTATGGATGTTGTGTTGAGGGAATTCAGCTGTTGTTGGTATATGAATACATGGAAAATAATAGCCTTGCACGTGCTTTATTCG GTCCTAAAGAAAGCCAGCTGAAATTAGACTGGCCTACTAGGCAGAAAATTTGTCTTGGCATAGCAAAAGGCCTAGCTTTCCTGCATGAGGAATCGAGTTTAAAAGTTGTACATCGAGACATCAAAACCACCAATGTGCTACTTGATGGCGATCTCAGTGCTAAAATCTCTGACTTCGGTTTGGCCAAGTTTGATGAGGAGGAAAACACCCATATTAGCACCCGAATTGCTGGAACTAT AGGATACATGGCCCCTGAATATGCATTATGGGGCTATCTCACCTTCAAGGCAGACGTTTATAGTTTTGGGATTGTTGCATTAGAGATCGTTACTGGGAAGAACAATACAAAATACCGACCTGAAGAGGATTATGTATGCCTTCAAGATTGG GCTCTTGTTTTACAACAAAAGGGAAACTTAATGGAGCTGGTGGATCCAAGGTTGGGGACGGAGTTCAATGAAGAAGAGGCAATTAGGATGACAAAAGTAGCCTTACTCTGCACTAATTCATCCCCAGCACTTAGACCAACCATGTCTGAAGTTGTAAACATGCTTGAAGGTCGAACCCTGGTTCCTGAATTAATCTTGGACCCAAGTATATTTGCTGATGAGTCGAGATTCGGAGCAGTAAAAGACCAATTTAATCGAATGCAATCTCAGAGTAGTAAAACCACCACGATTACTCAGTCATCGGATTCAACTTCAACAGCATTGCTTGGCTCTTCCTCAACACTTGTTGAACATCAATGA
- the LOC128279266 gene encoding probable LRR receptor-like serine/threonine-protein kinase RFK1, with protein MAQEYALWGYLTYKADVYSFGIVAGKNNTKYRPEGDYVCLQDRLMLKFHYVINGSSFATKGKLDGVGGSKVGDGVQ; from the exons ATGGCCCAAGAATATGCATTATGGGGCTATCTGACCTACAAGGCAGATGTTTATAGTTTCGGGATTGTTGCCGGGAAGAACAATACAAAATATCGACCAGAAGGTGATTATGTATGCCTTCAAGATCGG TTAATGTTGAAGTTCCATTATGTCATCAATGGCTCTAGTTTTGCAACAAAAGGGAAACTTGATGGAGTTGGTGGATCCAAGGTTGGGGACGGAGTTCAATGA